A stretch of DNA from Streptomyces sp. NBC_01197:
GCCACGCGTTCCTCGCCTTCACGCTCGGCGCGGTCACACTGGAGATCGTGATCTTCGCCATCGGCCTGGCCGGAATGCGTGAAGGTCTCGCGACCCCCCTGCTCACCCGCTGGGTCGGCTTCGGCCGCAACGGCTCGGCGCTGGTCAGCTTCGTCATCGCGGTCAGCCTGGTCGGCTGGTTCGGCGTACAGAACACGATCTTCGGAGACAGCGTCTCCTCGCTGGCCGGCGGCCCCTCCTGGATGTGGTGCGTGCTGGCCGGGCTGGCCGTCACGCTGCTGGTGATCTTCGGCTTCAAGTACATGGCCGTCTTCGCCAAGATCGTCACTCCGCTGTTCTTCGCGCTGGTCGCCTGGTCGGTCATCTCGACCCTGACCAAGCACTCCTTCATGGACCTGGTCCACTCGCCGGCGCCCGCCCAGCCGATCTCGCTGGCCGTGGCCGCCACCGCCATCGCGGGCGGCTTCATGACGGGTGCGATCGTCGCGCCGGAGATGACCCGCTTCAACAAGAAGGGCTCGCACGTCTTTCTGCAGAGCGCTTCGTCCATGATCCTCTCCGAGTACATCGTCGGGATGACGGGCGTCCTGCTCGGCCACCTCGTCAAGAGCAACCAGGTCTCGCACATCGTGCTGAGCACATCGGGCGCGATCGGCGTGATCGTGGTGCTGATGTCCACCGCCAAGGTCAACGACTGGAACCTGTACGGCTCCTCGCTCGGCGTCGTCAACTTCTTCCAGGTCGTCTTCGGCAAGCGCCTGCACCGCGGCGCGGTCACCATCGTGCTGGGGCTCGCGGGCACCCTGCTGTCGGCCGTCGGCATCATGACCCACTTCACGGACTTCCTGTCCCTGCTGGGCGTGGCCATCCCGCCGATCGGCGGGATCATCGTGGCCGAGTACTGGGTCGTCCGGAAGATGCGCAAGCCACTGGACGAGACCCGCGAGGCGCAGACCCTGCCGGCCACCTCGCCCACCTGGGTCCCGATGTCCCTGGTCATCTGGATCGCGGCGTTCTGCGTCGGAAAGTTCTACGACGGCGGCATACCCGCGCTGAACTCCCTGATCACCGCATTCGTGCTGTACGCGGCGCTCGGCCTGCTGGGCTGGATCAAGCCGTACGGCACATCGGCGGTGGAGGCCTCCCCGGACCTCCCCGTCGCCGACAACAACACCCCCGTGGGAGCGGCATGAACACCCCTGACCCCGACACGACCGCGGCCGGACCGGTCCCCGCCTCCGAAGAGGCACAGCGCGAGGTGGTCGACCTCTGCGCCGAACTGATCCGCTTCGACACCTCCAATCCCATCAGCAATGAACGCGCCTGCGCCGACTGGGTCGTGGCCCGGCTGGCCGAGGTCGGTATCGGGTCCGAGCTCATCGAGAGCGCGCCGGGACGGGCCAGCGTCATCGCCCGTATCGAGGGCGCGGACCGCGAGCGCGGCGCGCTGATGGTGCACGGCCACCTCGATGTCGTACCGGCGGACGCCTCCGAGTGGCAGGTGCCGCCGTTCTCCGGAGAGATCCGCGACGGCTACCTCTGGGGCCGCGGCGCCATCGACATGAAGGACACAGTGGCCGTCATGCTGGCCACCGCCCGGCACTTCGCCCGGACCGGCACCCGTCCCTCCAGGGACCTGGTCCTGGCCTTCCTCGCGGACGAGGAAGCCGGCGGCAAGTTCGGCGGCCACTGGCTCGTCGAGCACCGGCCCGAGCTGTTCGAAGGGGTCACCGAGGCCATCGGTGAGGGCGGCGGATTCTCCTTCGCCATCGACGACACCCGCAGGCTCTACCCGATCGAGAACGCCCAGCGCGGGATGGCCTGGATGGAGCTGACCGCCACCGGCCGGGCCGGCCACGGCTCGTCGCCCAACGACGAGAACGCTGTCACCGATCTCGCCGAGTCGCTCACCCGCATCGGTCGCCAGACCTTCCCCATCCGTCTCATCGAGCCGGTGCGGGCCCTGCTCGCCGAGGCGGCCCGGCTGTACGGGGTCGAGTTCGACGAGGAGGACATCGAGGGCACCCTCGCCAGGCTCGGCCCGGTCTCGGACTTCATGCAGGTGGTGCTCCGCAACTCGGCGAACCCCACGATGTTCCAGGCCGGCTACCAGACGAACGTCATTCCCGGCCGGGCCACTGCCCGGGTCGACGGCCGCTTCCTGCCCGGGCACGAGCAGGAGCTGATCGACACCATCGACTCCCTGCTGCTGCCCTCGGTCAGCCGGGAGTGGGTCAACCACGACCTCGCGATGGAGACCACGTTCGACGGCCCGCTCGTGGACGCGATGTGCGACGCGGTGCGCGCCGAGGACCCGGACGGCCACCCGGTGCCGTACTGCAATCCGGGAGGTACGGACGCCAAGGCCTTCACCCACCTGGGCATCCGCTGCTTCGGCTTCAAGGGGCTCAAGCTCCCGCACGACCTGAACTACGGGCGGCTCTTCCACGGAGTGGACGAGCGGGTGCCGCTCGAAGGACTGCGGTTCGGTGTACGGGTGATGACCCGGCTCTGGCAGAGCGCCTGACCGCTCTGCCACGGGACCCGCACCGGGTCCGTATACGCGTACGCCCTCGACGTCACGGACGCCGGGGGCGTACTGCGCGCACCCTGGGCGCGCGGCGCGGGGGAGACCCCGTAATCGGGCCATTGGTCCGCGCCCGGCGCCGCCTTCGCTCAGGGGTTGCGGTACGCCTCGACGACACGGCTGATCACCGCGGCCGCCGTGGTCAGCTCGTGCGGGGCGAAACCCCGCAGGGCGTCGTCGAGCCAGCGCCGGCCGGCCTCCTCGGCCCGTTCCACGACCTCGCGGCCCTCCTGGGTGACGGCGATACGGCGGGCCCGGTGGTCACCGGGCTCCCGGACCGTGCGCACCAGGCCGCGCTCCTCCAGACCGCGGATCTCCCGGGTGACATGAGGCGCCTGCACCAGCAGGGCCTGTGCGATCTCGCCCATCCGCAGCGGAGAGGACGCCGCCGTGAGGGTGCGCAGCAGGGCGAGGGAGGCACGGTCGACAGCGACTTCGGCCTGGACGCGCAGCCGCATGTGCGCGCGGTTGCCGGCCATGGTGTAGGCGAGGTCGGCGAGTGATCTGTAGAGGTCTTGGGCGGCGGAGCCGCCGGGTTCGGGATGGTCCACGCCTCGATGATCCCGTACGCCGTCCGCCCGGGCTCCCCACTCGGTCGGACCGGTCCGGACCGGCGGCGCGCCCGGGCCGTCCCGGCGGCCCGTCCGGGAAGTGGCCAGAAAGATGCCCTATGCATGGGGTGGGGCTTCCCCGGGACGTGAACGGAGTAATACCGTCCGCGAGGAGAAGTTACTTTTGTTAAGTAACGCGCTCATCCCCTAGCGCTGGAGGAACGACGTGCAGATCACCGTGGACACCGACAAGTGCTGTGCTGCGGGCCAGTGCGTACTCGCCGCCCCCGAGGTGTTCGACCAGCGGGACGAGGACGGGATCGTCCTCGTACTGAACAGCAGCCCGCCCGCCGAACAGCACGACGCAGTGCGGGAGGCCGCGCAGATCTGTCCGGCCGCCGCCATCACCCTGTCCTGACCGGAGGGCCCGGCTCCCCGGACACCTCACACCCCACTGTGGAAGGACGACGATGACCGAGGTCCCCACCGCATCACCCGCCTACACCACCCGCCGCGCCGCCGGATGCCCGTTCGACCCGCCGCCGGAGATGACCGGTCTGCTCAGCTCGGAGCCGATCTCCCGGGTCACGCTCTGGAACGGCGCCACGGCCTGGTACGTCACCCGGCACGCGGACCAGGTCGCGCTGCTGCGCGACGAGCGCATCAGCGCCGACAACAGGCGGCCCTCCTATCCGAGCTTCAGCGCGGGCAGCGAGGCGACCCGCGCCCACAACCGCACGTTCATCACGATGGACGAGCCGGAACACAACGAGCAGCGCAAGCGGTTCACCGGTGACTTCACCATCAAACGGACCCAGGCCCTGCGGGAGCGCATAGAGCGCATCATCGGCGAGCTGCTGGACGAGATGGAGAAGGCCGGACCGCCGGCCGACCTGGTCACGTCCTTCGCGCTGCCACTGCCCTCGCTGGTCATCTGCGAGCTGCTCGGCGTCCCGTACGAGGACCACGGGTTCTTCCAGCGGGCGAGCGCAGTCATCGTCGACACCCGCAGCAGCGCGCAGGACGCCCTGGCCGCCTCGCAGGAACTGGTCGACTACCTAGGCGACCTGGTGGAGAAGAAGGCAGAGCACCCCGGCGACGACCTGCTCAGCCGGCTCGCCGCGGACTATCTGGTCACCGGGATCAGCACCCGCGACGAATGCGCCAAACAGGCCCGGCTGCTGCTGGTCGCCGGACACGAGACCACGGCCAACATGATCGCCCTCGGCACCTGCGCGCTGCTCCAGAACCCCGGTCAGCTGGCCGCGGTCCGCGACGGCAGCCCCCAGCGGGTCGCCGGCGCTGTCGAGGAACTCCTCCGGTACCTGTCCATCACCCACCTGGGGCGGCGCCGCGTCGCCACCGAGGACATCGAGGTCGGCGGGCAGCTCATCAGGGCCGGTGAAGCGGTCATCTGTGCCACCGATGTCGCCAACCGCGACCCGGAGGTCTTCGAGGAGCCCGGCCGGCTCGACATCGACCGGCAGGCCCGCAGGCACCTCGCGTTCGGCTCGGGGCCTCACCAGTGCCTCGGCCAGAACCTCGCCCGCGTCGAGCTGCAGCTCGCCTACCCCGCTCTGCTGCGCCGCTTCCCCGGCCTGCGGCTCGCCCGCCCGCTCGACGAGATCAACTTCCGTACCGACATGGCGGTCTACGGCGTCCACGAACTGCCCGTCGCCTGGTGAGACCGCCGGTGCCGCGGACCGTCCCGCCACCCGGGGCGGTCCGCTGCACCGGCGCGACCCTGCGTAGGTCCGGCGCTGAAGCCGGGGCCGGGGTCCAGTTCCGCACCCGGGCAGGCATCCGGCAGAACGGAGGATTCCCTGAACCCGCCGCATACCCTGCCTTTACGTGGAAGGAGGACAATTGACGAAGGGGGAGAACCTCTACAGGAGACGAAGATGACCCGAAGCCGCTTCACCCTCGACCGCGGTCTCACCACGCGCATGGTGACCACCATGTTCCTGATCGGACTTCTGTACGTCGTCCTGGTCGGCGTGCTGCTCGTTCTGCTGCACGGTTTCTGGCTGGTCATCGTGGCGGTCGCGGGTGCGCTCTTCATCGCTCAGTTCTGGTTCAGCGACAAGATCGCCGTTCTCACCATGGGGGCGCACGAGGTCACCCCCGAAGAGGCCCCTGAACTGCACGGCGCCATCGACCGGATCTGCGCACTCGCCGACATGGACAAACCGCGGGTGGCCATCGCCCGGAGCGACATCCCGAACGCCTTCGCCACCGGCCGCAGCGAGCGCACCGCTCTGGTCTGCGCCTCGACCGGTCTGCTGCGCAGGCTGGAGCCCGAAGAGCTGGAGGGCGTTCTCGCGCACGAGATGTCCCACGTCGCCCACCGCGACGCCGCAGTGATGACGATCGCCTCGTTCCTCGGCGTGCTGGCCGGACTCATCACCCGGGTCGCCCTGTGGAGCGGACTCGCCCGCAGCGCCAGGAACGCGGGACCGCTCGGCCTCGCGATCGTGCTCGTCCCGCTGGTGAGCGCCGCGGTGTACGTGATCAGCTTCCTGCTGACCCGGCTGCTCTCCCGCTACCGGGAGCTCTCCGCCGACCGGGCCGCCGCTCTGCTCACCGGCCGCCCGTCGGCCCTCGCATCGGCCCTCACCAAGGTGAACGGCCAGATGGCGCGCATCCCGACCGAGGACCTGCGGAGGGCGGAGCCGTACAACGCCCTCTACTTCATGCCCGCGTTCTCCTCGAAGGAGAGTCTGAGCCGTCTGTTCTCCTCGCACCCGACGCTCGAACAGCGGCTGGACCAGCTCGCGCGTATCTCCACCGAACTCGCCCGCCCGTGACACCCCGGACCGCGGCTCGTCGTACGGGCCCCGTGCACGTCCGGGACCGGAGAACGGCGGGCGTCCGGCTCCCGGCCGTCCTGACCCCGTAGGAGTACGCCTCGTGGGATTTCTCGACAGCATCCTCGGCCGGAGCAAGCCGGTCCGCCCCGATCTGGACCAGCTGTTCGCCGTACCGTCCGCCGCACTCACCCTCCAGGCGGGCGCAGGGTTCACGCCCACCGGGATGGGGTCGGTCTGCTTCGCGGGGGTCGAGGGCGGGGGCTTCGCCCGGATCAAGCAGGACGTCGAGGAACTGCTCGACGCGGACACCGGGCGCGGCGGCGCCCCGGTCCGGTTCAGTCAGGACTCGTACGGCTACACCTGGCTGCTGGCCCAGCAGCCGCCCGACGACACTGCGGCGCTCGTCAACGACCTGCACGCGGTCAACTCACTGCTGGAGGACGGCGGGTTCGGGCCGCAGCTGCTCTGCTCGCTGGTCGCGTTCAAGGACGCCGGCCAGCGGCCGCTCGCGCTGGTCTACCTGTACAAGCGGGGCACGTTCTTCCCTTTCGCACCGATGCCGGACGGTACGGAGAAGCGGAACAGCGCGCTGGAACTCCAGGTCAAGGCGGTCCTGGGGGATGACCTGCGCGTCGAACCCGACCTCGCCCGGTGGTTCCCGGTCTGGGGCGCGCCCGGCTTGTAAGGCTGTTCCGCCGGCTTCCGGTCAGCGGCGCCACCAGCGGCCCTTCGGCTTGCGGTGGTCCGATGGGGTGGGCGGCCGGTCGGCCGGCGGGGGCTGGGGAGCAGCATCCGGAGAGTCCGACGGGAGATCCGGCTTGCTCACGCCGCCGCCCGCGTCCGTGCCCGTAGTCCCAGCTGTGCCTGTGTCTGTCTCTGTGCCGGCTACGGTCTCGGTTCCGGTCGGCGGGCGCAGGCCCTCCGTCGAATAGCTCGTGGTCGCGATGGCCTCGACGAGCTGCTGTTCGGTGAACTCCTCGGAGCCCCCGATGTGGGGGACGAACCCCACGAGCATCCCGTCGCTGAGTACCTGCGCGTCGAGCCCAGCCGCCCCGTCCGTGTCCCAGAGCGCCTCGATGTTCCAGTCGATGACGACGCGGACCCCGAACTGGTAGACACCCACCTCGGCGACATGCGCCATCACCCCGCGGGCGCGCAGCGCCGTCACCAGCCGTTCGGCGCGTTCGGAGTTCATAGGCGGCACAACCTCCCTGGGTCGCGGTCCCGGGAGCCGGGAGCGGCCTCACCAGGCAGACAAACCGGATAAATCAATATCTCGATTCCACTGTATTCCCCGCACGACGGCAACGGCAGCGGCACGGATCCGGGCGTGGAACCGGACCTGGAACCGGACACCGATACGGGCTCGGACCTGGAGATGGACAGGGGCTCGGATACGGACTCAGATATGGAAGGGCACCGTCGTCACCACGATCTTCGGCAGGGGCCGGAGCGCGCGCCACAGCCGCCCGCCGAGCGGGCTGTGCAGCAGTCGGTGCCGCCAGTGGCGTACGACGATCTCCGGCAGGATCACCGTGATGGTCAGATCCGGACGCTGGTGGTGCAGTGACTCGATGTAGCCGACGAGCGGAGCGACGGTCGCGCGGTACGGCGAGATCACGATCCGCAGCGGAAGATGGTCGCCCCACAGCAGCCAGGCCTCGCGGAACCGCTCGGCGTCCTCGTCACCGGCGCTGACGTGCAGCGCGAGAACCGGCTGCTGCAGAGAGGCGGCATAGGCGAGCGCGCGCATGCTCGCCTGGTGCAGTGCGTCGATCAGGACGACGGAGAGGTGGCTGATCGACTCGGGCGAGTCCTCGGACTCCCGGTCCTCCTGGGCGGCCCCGGACCACGGCTCCGCCTCACCCGGCGGGCTCGCGGGCCGCACGGCGGGCAGCGAACTGCCGGAGCGCGGCGTGATCGTGCGGCTGGGGACCTCGATCGTCTGCGGGTGCAGCCGCAGCGCCTCGCCCACCCTGTCGTAGTGGCGCCGGATCCGGGTGGTCACCAGCAGGAACAGCGCCACGGTCACCAGCGCCAGCCAGGCGCCCTCGGTGAACTTGGTGATTCCGGCCGTGATGAAGACGACCGCGGAGAGCAGCGCCCCGGTGGCGTTGAAGCACAGGCTCTTGCGCCAGTGCCGGCTGCGCGCGCGCCACCAGTGCACCACCATGCCGCTCTGAGAGAGCGTGAAGGCGAGGAAGACCCCGACGGCATACAGCGGAATCAGCGAGTCCGTCCTGCCGTCGAAGGCCACATAGACCACTGCGGCAGCCACCGAGAGCAGGATGACCCCGTTGCTGAAGGCCAGCCGGTCGCCGAGCCGCAGGAAGACCCGGGGCGCGTGATGGTCGCGCGCCAGCAGGAAGAGCACCCGGGGAAAGTCGTTGTACGCGGTGTTCGCGGCGAGGAGGAGCACCAGCGCGGTCGCCGCCTGGGTGAAGACGTACATACCGCCGGACCCGAAACTGCGGTGGGCCAGCTGCGAGAGCACGGTCTCGCCGGACTCCGGTACGACGCCCTCCAGATGGACCATGGCGACCGTCCCCGCGAAGAGGGCGACCAGCAGTCCGATCATCCAGGAGAGCGTGGTGCGCGCGTTGCGCCAGGCGACCGGCTGGAAGGCCGGTACGGCGTTGGAGATCGCCTCGATACCGGTCATGGCCGTCGAACCCGATGCGAACGCCCGCATCACGAGCAGCACGCCGACCCCCTCGACCGCGTGCCGCGGCGGCGTGGGCACCACGGCGAAATCCCGGCCCACCGCGTGGTACAGACCGAAGGCGACGAGAGCGGCGATGGCGATGACGAAGGCGTACGTCGGCGCGGCGAAGAGCGCACCCGCCTGCCGGACACCGCGCAGATTCCCGGCGAGCAGCACGGCGATGACCAGGACACCGATCGGTACGGCGTCGTCCGCGAGCCCCGGAAGCGCGGAGGTCACGGCGGCCGTACCGGACGAGATGGAGACGGCGACGGTGAGGATGTAGTCGGTCATCAGACCGGCCGCCGCCACCAGCCCGGGCAGCCGGCCGAGATTGTCCGTCGCGACGATGTAAGAACCGCCGCCCTGGGGATACGCGCGGATCGTCTGCCGGTACGAGACCCCGACGGCCAGCATCAGGAAGACGATGGCCAGCGCCACCGGAACCGAGTAGCTGAGCCCCGGCGCGCCGGCCAGCACCAGCACCGCGAGCAGCGCCTCCGGGCCGTACGCCACCGAAGACAGCGCGTCCGCCGACAGCACCGGCAGCGCCACCAGCTTGCGCATCCGCTCGCGTGCGACCGCCGAACTCCGCAGCGGCGCCCCCAGCACCGCGCGCCGGATCCGGGCGCGTGCCCGGCCTGTACCGCCCGCCTCCTCCCAGCCCACCTCGACCTCGCGGGCGCCCGAACCGGCCGGCCCGCCGACGAGCGAGGCCACCGGCACGAAACGGCCGAAGCGGGCCGGCACGATCTGCGCGGGTTCCGGGAAACTGCCCACATCGGGATCGACGGGCAGGGCATGGCGCCAGGCCGCGGGCGGTGCGGACACCCGCCCCCACTCGTGCCCGACCAGCCGCAGCAGCGTCGACTGCTCCTCGCTGAGTTCGGGGACCGAGACCAGCGAATTGGATGTGCTGTCCTGCTCCTGGCGGTCCGGCCGGGCCAGCGGGCCCCGCGCTCCGCTCACAGTGGCCCGCTCCCACCGGCCGCCGGGCAGGGAAGGCCCCGCCCCGCCCGGTCCGTGCCGCAACCGCCGATGCGCCCGGGGGCGGCGTACGCGGGCGGCTGCGGTGAGCCGCTCGGTGGCCGGACGGCGGCGGAGGGGGCCGAGGGAAGTGTGGCGGTGGTGATGGTCATCGGTTTGTCGCTCACCGCGATCAGATAGAACCGGGCGCCGTTGCGGGGCAGCCTGCGGAATCCGCCCGGCGGGCTGACGACATACGAGGCGGAGGCGTGCGGGGCGATGGTGTGCGGGCCCGAGCGGACGGTCCACCAGCTGGACGCCCCCTGACCGGTACGACTGGCGAAGTGCGGCGAGAGCGCGTGGTCCGTCGTGTTCACCGCGTGCACCAGCACCGATGTGATGCCCCGGTGCGGCCGGTCGGCGAGCCGCGGCGTCACGCTCATCCGCAGCGGCGGCGGGCTCGCGGCAGCCACCGTCAGGCAGAGCAGGGACGGTACGACCAGTACGGCGGCCACTACGGCCTTGGCCCGGTGCGAGCGCAGGCGCGGGATCAGCGGCTGCCAGGCGGTCGCGAGCGCGGAGGCCGGGACGGTGGCGGCGGCCGCCAGCCACAGCGGCGTCATCAGGAGGAAGTAGCCGTCCTGCGAACGGGTGGCGAGGTAGAAGGGCAGCCAGGGCAGCACGGTGAGGGCTGGGCCCAGCCGCCGCACGAAGAGCAGGGTGGCGCCGAGCAGACCCAGGAGCAGCAGCACACTCGCGTACGAGTAGAAGTCCAGGCGGCTGCTGCCGTCGGTGAAGTAGTAGGAGAAGCCCATGGCGCCCTGGCCGTGCAGGATCGCGCCCTGCGTGATGGGCAGCAGCGAGCCCTCCAGCCAGCCGTGGAAATCGTCGGCGGCGAAGTAGGCGTTCAGCGCCGCCCAGGTGAGGGCGGCCGTACCCGCGTAACGGGCGACCACGCCGAGTGCGGCTCGTCCGCCCAGCTCGCCGCGGCGCACGGCGTGGATGCCGATCAGCAGGAACGGCACGGTGAACCAGGCCAGTTGCTGACTGGCGCAGGCCGCGCCGAGGCAGACGGCCCGGAACACTCCGTACCGTCCCAGACGTCCGCCCGCGCCGGTGTTGGGCCACCGGACGACGACCGGGACCAGGAAGGCCAGGGCCAGGACGGCCGGATAGCCCGAGCGCGCGTAGCCGGGCAGCAGGCCGAAGCCCAGACAGACGGTGGTGACCGCCGGACGCCACGGCGCGGGGAGCAGCGCCCAGAGGGTGACGGTGCCGACGAGCAGCGCCGTAATGGTCACCAGGGTCGCCGCGGCCGTCGAGTGCACCACGGCGTGGATCGGGGCGGCGATCAGCGCGGTCAGGGGCGGGTAGGCGTAGGTGTAGTCGACGCCGCCCGACATGGTTTTGGTGACCCCCACCTTCGGCGTGCCGAAGAGCCACGGCCACGGTTGGCCGTAGACCGGCCGGCCGTGCAGGATCGCGTTCGCGGCCTGAGCGGTCAGCACGCCCTCGTCCGAACCGGCGTGATCCAGCCAGTAGTGGCAGAGCACCAGCGTGATCGCGAGACCCAGCACGGCCAGGTCCACCTTCGCCAGGGCGCGGCGGCCGCGTACGGAGAGGGCAAGGACACCGCACGTCAGGATTCCCGCGTAACAGACCGTCACGGTCGCCGCGACGCCCGGGTGCGACGTGGTGGCCTGGGTCCAGAGGGCGCGGGTGCCGATGAACAGGCTGACGACCGCGACCACGGTCAGTCCGCGGTGCCACTGCGGCGGCGCCGCGTCCGGCAGCCGTTGCGCGCGCGGCAGCCGGACGGGGCTTCCCACCGGCCGACGGGTTCCGGTGGCCGGGCCGGGCGTGGGCGGGCCGTCGTCCATGGCAGCTTCCTTCATGGTGAACCCGGACCGGAACGCGGCGGCAGTCATCGCGCGGGCCGCACGTACTCTGCCGGCGTCAGCCGTGTGGCCTTGGGGCCTTGGTGCTTCGAAGGCTAGGACGCGACTCGGCATCAGGGGCTGTGACGCCTGGCGCCATGGACCGATTCCGGGGCGCGAAAGGCCAGGTGGCAGGGGTGATTGCCGTTCATCGCGGCATTGCGCCGAACGGCTGTCCCGGGTGTCAGGCCCTGAACCGACCAGTTGTTACGGTTGGTTGATAAGCCTATTGTTATTACTGGGCCGGCGTTGCCTGGGCCGGCACTACGGGGAACCGGCACAGGGCCGGACCGACAGCGGGGGTGATGGCGTGACCGGGACCATGGCGGACAGCGCTGGACCGGCGGACAGCGCGGAAGCGGCCGACGCCGCAGCGGCGGCGGCGTCCATACGGCTGGCGGTGGCCCGGATCGCCCGCCGGCTCAGGCAGGCGCACCGGGTCGGCGACCTGACGCTCTCCGAGGTGTCCGTGCTCTCCCGGCTGAGCCGGTACGGAGCGGATTCACCCGGATCGCTCGCCGAACTGGAGCGGGTGCGCCCGCAGGCGATGGCATCGACGCTGGGCGCGCTGGAGGAGCGCGGACTCGTGAGCCGCGAGCCGGACGCCAGCGACGGCCGCCGCGCGCTGATAGCGGTGACCGATGCCGGCCGCAAGGTACTGGTCGACCGCAGGTCGGAGTCCGTCCAGCGGCTCACCGAGGCCCTCGACGGGGAGTTCACGTCTGCTGAGCGGCAGCGGCTTCTCGCGGTCGTGCCGCTGCTCGACCGGCTCGCGGAGCGGCTGTAATGCCCGCGAGCCGGAGCGGCGGCCGGAGCCCGAGCCGGACCGGGGGCGCCGAGGCCGGGGAGCGCTACAAATGGATCGCGCTCTCCAACACCACGCTCGGCGTGCTGATCGCGACCATGGACGCCTCGATCGTGATCATCTCCCTGCCCGCCATCTTCCGCGGCATCGGGCTCGATCCGCTCGCCCCCGGGAACATCGGCTACCTGCTCTGGATGATCCTCGGCTATCTGCTGGTCTCCGCGGTGCTGGTGGTCGCACTCGGCAGGCTCGGCGACATGTTCGGCCGGGTCCGGATGTACAACATGGGCTTCGCGATCTTCGCGTGCGCCTCGCTCGCCCTCTCGCTCGATCCACTGAAGGGCGGGCCGGGCGCCTTGTGGCTGATCGGATTCCGTGTCGTGCAGGCGGTCGGCGGCTCGATGCTGACGGCGAACTCGGCGGCCATCCTCACCGACGCGTTCCCCGCCCGGCAGCGCGGCATGGCCCTGGGCGTCAACCAGATCACCGCCCTGGCCGGGCAGTTCCTCGGTCTGCTGGCAGGCGGTCTGCTGGCCACCATCGACTGGCGCGCGGTGTTCTGGGTCAGCGTGCCCATCGGGGTGTTCGGCACGATCTGGTCGTACCGCAGCCTGCGTGAGACCAGCGCCCGCACAGCGGGCCGTATCGACTGGGCGGGCAACCTCACCTTCACGGGCGGCGCTGGCCTGCTGCTCGCCGCCATCACGTACGGAATCCAGCCGTACGGCGGCCACCCCACCGGCTGGACCAACCCCATGGTGCTGGGCGGGCTCGGCGCCGGAGTGCTGCTGCTGGTGGCCTTCTGCCTCATCGAGACCCGCGTCGCCGAACCGATGTTCCGGCTCGGCCTGTTCCGGGTACGTGCCTTCGCCGCCGGGAACCTCGCGGCCCTGCTCACCGCCATCGCCCGAGGCGGGCTCCAGTTCATGCTGATCATCTGGCTGCAGGGCATCTGGCTTCCGCTGCGCGGATACGACTTCGAAAGCACCCCGCTCTGGGCGGGCATCTTCATGCTGCCGCTGACCATCGGATTCCTCATCGCGGGACCGGTCTCCGGCATCCTCTCCGACCGCTACGGCGCCCGGCTGTTCTCCACCACCGGACTCCTTCTGGTGGCCGGTGGATTCATCGGTCTGCTGCTCCTGCCGGTGAACTTCTCGTACCCCGCATTCGCCGCTCTGCTGCTGCTCAGCGGCCTCGGCCAGGGGATGTTCTCCGCCCCGAACACGTCGGCGATCATGGGCAGCGTGCCGCCGGAGCAGCGCGGGGTCGCGTCCGGGATGCGCTCCACCTTCCAGAACTCGGGCACCGCCCTGTCGATCGGTCTCTCGTTCTCCCTGATGATCTCCGGCCTGGCGGGGACGCTGCCGCACGCGCTGAGCAGCGGTCTGCAGGGG
This window harbors:
- a CDS encoding cytosine permease, with product MATSPSADGATTGIGSDDYALSRVPRDKRFGFGSMLLQWLAQSGSISQFTLGATIGVGMTFGHAFLAFTLGAVTLEIVIFAIGLAGMREGLATPLLTRWVGFGRNGSALVSFVIAVSLVGWFGVQNTIFGDSVSSLAGGPSWMWCVLAGLAVTLLVIFGFKYMAVFAKIVTPLFFALVAWSVISTLTKHSFMDLVHSPAPAQPISLAVAATAIAGGFMTGAIVAPEMTRFNKKGSHVFLQSASSMILSEYIVGMTGVLLGHLVKSNQVSHIVLSTSGAIGVIVVLMSTAKVNDWNLYGSSLGVVNFFQVVFGKRLHRGAVTIVLGLAGTLLSAVGIMTHFTDFLSLLGVAIPPIGGIIVAEYWVVRKMRKPLDETREAQTLPATSPTWVPMSLVIWIAAFCVGKFYDGGIPALNSLITAFVLYAALGLLGWIKPYGTSAVEASPDLPVADNNTPVGAA
- a CDS encoding M20/M25/M40 family metallo-hydrolase is translated as MNTPDPDTTAAGPVPASEEAQREVVDLCAELIRFDTSNPISNERACADWVVARLAEVGIGSELIESAPGRASVIARIEGADRERGALMVHGHLDVVPADASEWQVPPFSGEIRDGYLWGRGAIDMKDTVAVMLATARHFARTGTRPSRDLVLAFLADEEAGGKFGGHWLVEHRPELFEGVTEAIGEGGGFSFAIDDTRRLYPIENAQRGMAWMELTATGRAGHGSSPNDENAVTDLAESLTRIGRQTFPIRLIEPVRALLAEAARLYGVEFDEEDIEGTLARLGPVSDFMQVVLRNSANPTMFQAGYQTNVIPGRATARVDGRFLPGHEQELIDTIDSLLLPSVSREWVNHDLAMETTFDGPLVDAMCDAVRAEDPDGHPVPYCNPGGTDAKAFTHLGIRCFGFKGLKLPHDLNYGRLFHGVDERVPLEGLRFGVRVMTRLWQSA
- a CDS encoding MarR family winged helix-turn-helix transcriptional regulator, yielding MDHPEPGGSAAQDLYRSLADLAYTMAGNRAHMRLRVQAEVAVDRASLALLRTLTAASSPLRMGEIAQALLVQAPHVTREIRGLEERGLVRTVREPGDHRARRIAVTQEGREVVERAEEAGRRWLDDALRGFAPHELTTAAAVISRVVEAYRNP
- a CDS encoding ferredoxin, coding for MQITVDTDKCCAAGQCVLAAPEVFDQRDEDGIVLVLNSSPPAEQHDAVREAAQICPAAAITLS
- a CDS encoding cytochrome P450, which translates into the protein MTEVPTASPAYTTRRAAGCPFDPPPEMTGLLSSEPISRVTLWNGATAWYVTRHADQVALLRDERISADNRRPSYPSFSAGSEATRAHNRTFITMDEPEHNEQRKRFTGDFTIKRTQALRERIERIIGELLDEMEKAGPPADLVTSFALPLPSLVICELLGVPYEDHGFFQRASAVIVDTRSSAQDALAASQELVDYLGDLVEKKAEHPGDDLLSRLAADYLVTGISTRDECAKQARLLLVAGHETTANMIALGTCALLQNPGQLAAVRDGSPQRVAGAVEELLRYLSITHLGRRRVATEDIEVGGQLIRAGEAVICATDVANRDPEVFEEPGRLDIDRQARRHLAFGSGPHQCLGQNLARVELQLAYPALLRRFPGLRLARPLDEINFRTDMAVYGVHELPVAW
- the htpX gene encoding zinc metalloprotease HtpX: MTRSRFTLDRGLTTRMVTTMFLIGLLYVVLVGVLLVLLHGFWLVIVAVAGALFIAQFWFSDKIAVLTMGAHEVTPEEAPELHGAIDRICALADMDKPRVAIARSDIPNAFATGRSERTALVCASTGLLRRLEPEELEGVLAHEMSHVAHRDAAVMTIASFLGVLAGLITRVALWSGLARSARNAGPLGLAIVLVPLVSAAVYVISFLLTRLLSRYRELSADRAAALLTGRPSALASALTKVNGQMARIPTEDLRRAEPYNALYFMPAFSSKESLSRLFSSHPTLEQRLDQLARISTELARP
- the pspAB gene encoding PspA-associated protein PspAB, which gives rise to MGFLDSILGRSKPVRPDLDQLFAVPSAALTLQAGAGFTPTGMGSVCFAGVEGGGFARIKQDVEELLDADTGRGGAPVRFSQDSYGYTWLLAQQPPDDTAALVNDLHAVNSLLEDGGFGPQLLCSLVAFKDAGQRPLALVYLYKRGTFFPFAPMPDGTEKRNSALELQVKAVLGDDLRVEPDLARWFPVWGAPGL